The following proteins are co-located in the Citrobacter freundii ATCC 8090 = MTCC 1658 = NBRC 12681 genome:
- a CDS encoding phage protein → MNERRGNPPFQFRLDPELRKAMEEAQRQDGDESLAAWIKRVIRKELKQKGIEV, encoded by the coding sequence ATGAACGAAAGAAGAGGCAATCCCCCGTTTCAATTCCGTCTGGATCCGGAACTGCGCAAAGCGATGGAAGAAGCACAACGGCAGGATGGCGATGAATCGTTGGCAGCCTGGATTAAACGTGTGATCAGAAAAGAACTGAAGCAGAAAGGGATTGAAGTCTAG
- a CDS encoding CcdB family protein, which yields MEQYCAYENTGSGKSVYPFLISLQHPVAAVLQHVLVAPVIALSQFPNEVPPAKICPVVSIGGQAYVVMTYMMTGIPVKNVGNFVGDLTANRAELRDAIDFLINGY from the coding sequence ATGGAGCAGTATTGCGCTTATGAGAATACAGGCAGTGGAAAAAGCGTTTATCCGTTTTTAATTAGCTTACAGCATCCGGTGGCCGCTGTTTTGCAGCATGTACTGGTCGCACCCGTTATAGCGCTAAGCCAGTTTCCCAACGAAGTACCTCCAGCTAAAATTTGCCCGGTTGTTAGCATTGGTGGGCAAGCCTATGTGGTGATGACGTACATGATGACAGGCATACCTGTGAAGAATGTGGGTAACTTTGTGGGAGATCTGACCGCAAACAGGGCAGAACTTCGAGATGCGATTGATTTTCTGATTAATGGCTATTAG
- a CDS encoding shikimate 5-dehydrogenase: MINRDTQLCMSLAGRPGNFGTRFHNYLYEKLGLNFIYKAFTTQDIEAAVKGVRALGIRGCAVSMPFKESCMPFLDAIDPSASVIDSVNTIVNDNGTLTGFNTDYIAVKSLIASHQLDSSARVMIRGSGGMGKAVIAAFRDAGFRNVIIAARNRESGPTLAKQYGFQWQPQPDGIACDILVNVTPVGMAGGKESHELAYSEAMVAAASVVFDVVALPPETPVIKLAQQLGKKTISGAEVIALQAVEQFAMYTGMRPDDALIAEAAEFARAG; the protein is encoded by the coding sequence ATGATTAACCGCGACACCCAGTTGTGCATGTCGCTTGCCGGTCGCCCCGGCAACTTTGGCACTCGCTTTCACAACTATCTGTATGAAAAATTAGGGTTAAATTTTATCTACAAAGCCTTTACCACGCAGGATATTGAGGCCGCAGTGAAAGGCGTTCGCGCGCTGGGTATCCGCGGTTGCGCGGTATCAATGCCGTTTAAAGAGAGCTGCATGCCGTTTCTGGATGCCATCGATCCTTCCGCAAGCGTCATTGATTCCGTCAACACCATCGTCAATGACAACGGTACGCTGACAGGATTTAACACCGACTATATTGCGGTAAAAAGTCTGATTGCCAGCCACCAGCTCGATAGCAGTGCACGCGTGATGATTCGCGGCAGCGGCGGCATGGGCAAAGCCGTCATCGCCGCGTTTCGCGATGCCGGTTTTCGCAATGTGATTATTGCCGCACGTAATCGCGAGAGCGGCCCGACGCTGGCAAAACAGTACGGTTTCCAGTGGCAGCCGCAGCCGGATGGAATTGCCTGCGATATTCTGGTCAACGTGACGCCCGTCGGCATGGCGGGTGGTAAAGAAAGCCATGAGCTGGCCTACAGCGAAGCGATGGTCGCTGCCGCCAGCGTAGTGTTTGACGTCGTCGCCCTGCCGCCAGAAACACCGGTGATTAAGCTGGCACAGCAGTTGGGTAAAAAGACCATCAGCGGTGCAGAGGTGATTGCCTTACAGGCTGTAGAGCAATTCGCCATGTACACCGGCATGCGCCCGGATGACGCGCTGATTGCCGAAGCCGCAGAATTTGCGCGGGCGGGGTAA
- a CDS encoding addiction module antidote protein → MNKLTHYDPATALVDDEEIAVFMADALETGDATYIAKALGVVARAKGMASIAAETGLSREQLYRSFSEKGNPTLKTTLAVMKALGIGLTLRK, encoded by the coding sequence ATGAATAAACTTACTCACTACGATCCTGCCACTGCGCTGGTTGATGATGAAGAAATTGCTGTATTTATGGCGGATGCCCTCGAAACAGGCGATGCAACGTACATTGCAAAAGCGTTGGGCGTGGTGGCACGCGCTAAGGGAATGGCGAGCATCGCGGCAGAAACGGGATTATCCCGCGAACAACTCTACCGCTCGTTTAGTGAGAAAGGAAACCCGACGCTGAAAACCACGCTGGCGGTGATGAAGGCGCTCGGTATTGGATTGACACTTAGAAAATAG
- the pepE gene encoding dipeptidase PepE, whose protein sequence is MELLLLSNSTLPGKGWMEHALPLIAEQLNGRRTAVFIPFAGVTQTWDEYTAKTAAIFAPMGVNVTGIHTVADPIAAIENAELVIVGGGNTFQLLKESRERGLLAPIVDVVKRGALYIGWSAGSNLACQTIRTTNDMPIVDPKGFDALGLFPLQINPHFTNALPEGHKGETREQRIRELLVVAPELTVIGLPEGNWIKVSNGKSVLGGPNTTYIFKAGEEAVAVEAGHCF, encoded by the coding sequence ATGGAACTGCTTTTATTGAGTAACTCGACGCTGCCGGGCAAAGGCTGGATGGAACATGCGCTGCCGCTGATCGCAGAGCAACTGAATGGTCGCCGTACGGCGGTGTTTATTCCGTTCGCCGGCGTGACGCAAACCTGGGATGAGTACACGGCGAAAACGGCAGCCATCTTTGCGCCAATGGGCGTCAACGTTACGGGTATTCATACCGTTGCCGATCCGATTGCAGCCATTGAAAACGCCGAGCTGGTGATTGTCGGCGGCGGGAATACCTTCCAGTTGCTGAAAGAGAGTCGTGAGCGCGGGTTGCTGGCGCCGATCGTGGATGTCGTCAAACGCGGTGCGCTGTACATCGGCTGGAGCGCGGGTTCCAACCTTGCCTGCCAGACCATCCGCACCACCAACGACATGCCGATTGTCGATCCCAAAGGTTTTGATGCGCTGGGTCTGTTCCCGCTGCAGATTAACCCACATTTCACCAACGCGCTGCCGGAAGGCCACAAAGGCGAAACGCGTGAACAGCGTATCCGCGAACTGCTGGTTGTGGCACCGGAGCTGACGGTGATTGGCTTGCCGGAAGGTAACTGGATCAAGGTGAGTAACGGTAAGTCCGTGCTCGGCGGCCCGAACACCACGTATATCTTTAAAGCGGGTGAAGAGGCGGTTGCTGTTGAAGCAGGCCACTGCTTTTAG
- a CDS encoding type II toxin-antitoxin system CcdA family antitoxin — MLAYYANLRHVMRTTMGVIMRTVSKVKKSVNVSLAPEILEEARKLKINLSAVLTEALIEKFRENKREEWLRDNKKSIEALNQWVEENGSFSDFQRTF; from the coding sequence ATGCTCGCTTATTACGCTAATCTTAGGCATGTCATGCGCACTACTATGGGGGTTATCATGCGCACTGTGTCTAAGGTAAAAAAATCAGTCAATGTCTCTCTGGCTCCAGAGATACTGGAAGAGGCGCGCAAGCTTAAAATCAATCTGTCAGCGGTTTTAACCGAAGCCCTGATCGAAAAATTTCGCGAGAACAAACGCGAAGAATGGTTGCGGGATAATAAAAAATCGATAGAAGCATTAAATCAATGGGTGGAAGAAAACGGTTCGTTCAGTGATTTTCAAAGGACATTCTGA